From the Chitinivibrionales bacterium genome, one window contains:
- a CDS encoding fibronectin type III domain-containing protein, whose translation MVKKIAAILFIASIAGFAQNSPIMISGSCLSPVTVQIKFTNYQTVAPPSPLVSADSVGLWYKAGALPPSPSQSNFIKYYTLQQMLSRGSVFADTITVPQLAAGDSMCGFMNAVLWSDKTTSSFSAGNGCLVLMRDTFPIPNDLIISGVYVPDDTAWINLDNLASIDTSRIDTIGIWYGLVNDSANFGDNSSCRWVSARDVIQAGIRYKLAIVNPIFNIVEKTVYAAVVCKGKNDRMSPVNKTSFIVGKPRPVNPVNLFAKTLSAARIMLSWNNIAGTGAERLIIWYRPFLPVPLVYDVSALGLDSVVPSVADTQITVSGLLEKARYYFGAQIYKGGLWSYITDSASASDSTDPACCGQGVSGKGAHPIKPYVNVARTIEGVAVFCGDYGRGEVSAAVYSARGQEIARMNNSENGRNMMTWNFTDRNGNHAKNGIYLMEIKAGSTIITQRIILTR comes from the coding sequence ATGGTGAAAAAAATAGCAGCCATTTTATTCATCGCCTCAATCGCCGGTTTCGCACAAAACAGCCCCATCATGATCTCAGGATCATGCCTTTCGCCGGTGACGGTCCAGATAAAATTCACCAACTACCAAACTGTAGCGCCGCCGTCGCCCCTTGTTTCAGCAGATTCGGTGGGCCTATGGTATAAAGCGGGCGCGCTTCCGCCGTCGCCGTCGCAGTCCAATTTTATCAAATACTATACGCTGCAGCAGATGCTTTCGCGGGGTAGCGTGTTTGCAGATACCATAACGGTCCCTCAGCTTGCCGCAGGCGACAGCATGTGCGGTTTCATGAACGCGGTGCTATGGTCGGACAAAACAACGAGTTCTTTCAGCGCCGGCAACGGCTGCCTCGTGCTCATGCGCGACACCTTTCCCATTCCGAACGACCTTATCATATCTGGTGTCTATGTTCCCGATGACACCGCGTGGATTAATCTTGACAATCTCGCTTCTATTGACACGTCGCGTATTGACACTATAGGGATATGGTACGGTCTCGTGAACGATTCGGCAAATTTCGGCGACAACAGTTCCTGCCGGTGGGTTTCGGCCCGGGATGTCATACAGGCTGGCATCCGGTACAAGTTGGCCATCGTCAACCCTATATTCAACATCGTGGAAAAAACGGTTTATGCGGCGGTGGTCTGCAAGGGCAAAAACGACCGCATGAGTCCTGTGAATAAAACCAGCTTTATCGTGGGAAAACCGAGGCCGGTAAACCCCGTTAATCTCTTTGCAAAGACTCTTTCTGCGGCACGTATAATGCTTTCATGGAACAATATTGCAGGCACCGGCGCGGAAAGACTGATCATATGGTACCGTCCGTTCCTGCCGGTGCCGCTTGTGTACGATGTTTCGGCGCTGGGTCTCGATTCCGTCGTTCCGTCAGTCGCGGATACCCAAATCACCGTATCCGGATTGCTCGAAAAGGCCCGTTACTATTTCGGGGCCCAGATTTATAAAGGCGGGCTGTGGTCTTACATCACCGACAGTGCAAGCGCAAGCGATTCGACTGACCCCGCCTGCTGCGGTCAGGGTGTTTCCGGCAAAGGCGCCCACCCTATAAAACCGTATGTCAATGTCGCCAGGACAATCGAAGGTGTGGCTGTTTTTTGTGGCGACTACGGCAGGGGAGAAGTAAGCGCGGCGGTGTATTCGGCGAGGGGACAGGAAATCGCACGGATGAACAATTCGGAAAATGGACGGAATATGATGACGTGGAATTTTACTGACAGAAATGGCAACCATGCAAAGAATGGGATATATCTGATGGAGATCAAAGCAGGATCTACGATAATCACACAGAGAATTATTTTAACGCGATAA
- a CDS encoding NosD domain-containing protein, with protein MNPLRFYFPTIAVICAAGFLLWAPVQGGESVSVPSVGIKTIGQAMISAKSGDTVWVSDGIYNEIVFVKAGVTLAARNNFKAVINGPGKGTVVSLSANSTILGFEIRGGTIGVFSKDAGNAILNCRITGNWGTGIICVRHLPKIEDNIIVFNRASGIQGWDIRSTAASINHNTVAFNGNNGIALGGSSDVVIENNMITFNERQGVKLTPTSSHTKLIRNDLFGNLAVSRIIPPENFSFDPKFSSPRMKLDFKIDANQPCCMYGSDNQILGSRIVGNSGEKKSEGL; from the coding sequence ATGAACCCCCTTCGTTTTTATTTCCCGACCATCGCCGTGATTTGCGCGGCGGGCTTTCTTTTGTGGGCGCCCGTCCAGGGCGGCGAATCCGTTTCGGTCCCCTCGGTGGGCATCAAGACCATCGGGCAGGCCATGATCAGCGCCAAGTCCGGCGACACGGTGTGGGTCTCCGACGGCATCTACAACGAGATCGTATTTGTCAAGGCTGGCGTGACGCTCGCCGCGCGCAACAATTTCAAGGCCGTCATCAACGGCCCGGGCAAGGGTACGGTGGTCTCACTCTCGGCCAACAGCACGATACTCGGCTTTGAGATACGCGGCGGCACCATAGGCGTGTTTTCGAAAGACGCCGGCAACGCCATCCTCAACTGCCGCATCACGGGCAACTGGGGCACCGGCATCATCTGCGTGCGGCACCTACCCAAGATCGAAGACAACATCATCGTTTTCAACAGGGCGTCGGGCATCCAGGGATGGGACATCCGCTCGACCGCGGCGTCCATCAACCATAACACTGTCGCGTTCAACGGCAACAACGGCATCGCGCTGGGCGGCAGCTCCGACGTGGTCATCGAGAACAACATGATCACCTTCAACGAACGCCAGGGCGTCAAGCTTACGCCCACCTCCAGCCACACAAAGCTCATCAGGAACGACCTGTTCGGCAATCTCGCGGTGAGCCGCATTATTCCGCCCGAGAATTTCTCTTTTGACCCAAAATTTTCCTCGCCCCGCATGAAGTTGGATTTTAAAATAGACGCAAACCAGCCATGCTGCATGTACGGATCCGACAACCAGATCCTGGGAAGCAGGATCGTGGGGAACAGCGGCGAGAAGAAGAGCGAAGGGCTTTAG
- a CDS encoding right-handed parallel beta-helix repeat-containing protein produces the protein MNFRRSARAVIVLLAAGALAAPLSAGQVIMVPSADASTIALAMIKAKASDTVVVANGVYTGAVMVKADVVLRAQKQFQAVLDGGGKGAAVTLGGNATVCGFEIRNGAVGVSSSRPGNAIVKCRITGNLQSGVICVGDVPLIQDNLIVYNKGSGIQGWNLSSTSSTVNHNTIAYNQNNGIAVGGASNVVIEKNIIAFNQNAGVKAMDRVKTSQTGNDVYQNGASGNLPPDNFTADPKFTAPRDKLDFSLQADSPLKRLLANNEEIGARASY, from the coding sequence ATGAATTTTAGACGCTCCGCGCGTGCGGTTATCGTTCTGCTTGCGGCCGGCGCACTTGCCGCGCCCCTGTCGGCGGGACAGGTGATTATGGTGCCGTCGGCCGATGCCTCAACTATAGCGCTTGCCATGATAAAGGCGAAGGCATCGGATACCGTGGTCGTCGCGAACGGGGTCTACACCGGCGCGGTGATGGTGAAGGCGGATGTCGTCCTCAGGGCGCAGAAACAGTTTCAGGCGGTGCTGGACGGCGGCGGCAAGGGCGCGGCCGTGACCCTCGGCGGCAACGCCACCGTGTGCGGTTTTGAGATCCGCAACGGCGCCGTGGGCGTTTCGTCGAGCAGGCCGGGCAATGCAATTGTCAAGTGCCGCATCACCGGGAACCTGCAGTCGGGCGTCATCTGCGTGGGCGACGTGCCGCTCATCCAGGACAATCTCATCGTCTACAACAAGGGCTCGGGCATACAGGGATGGAACCTTTCGTCCACGTCGTCCACCGTCAACCACAACACCATCGCCTACAACCAGAACAACGGCATCGCGGTGGGCGGCGCGTCGAACGTTGTCATCGAGAAAAACATCATCGCGTTCAACCAGAACGCGGGCGTCAAGGCAATGGACCGGGTGAAAACAAGCCAGACCGGCAACGATGTTTACCAGAACGGCGCGTCGGGCAACCTGCCGCCCGACAATTTTACCGCCGACCCGAAATTCACCGCGCCGCGCGACAAGCTCGATTTTTCCCTGCAGGCCGATTCACCGCTCAAGCGCCTGCTGGCCAATAATGAGGAAATCGGTGCACGGGCATCCTACTAA
- a CDS encoding fibro-slime domain-containing protein: MKKLPWFLVLFLALQLRAQNYPDTIWMPVTFYDFHSDGSNPEFEQPNDGGVHTGMVADTLDNSRKPMLGPVPYRNYEIAKWYRPWQPGDFTIPNYVITAGGGNNATIQYTGMVTVNYDTAFKNVVIQDSLPFVHIGNGIYQYNNPNFFLLDGRGFGNEGLPHNYSFTMELHSAFTYEKGLVFNFAGDDDVWAFINGHLAMDLGGVHQTANGALNLDNNNPTGMQVGHKYNFDLFYAERHTVASDIKITTNLFTPPGYLQLFAKPGTPNTPDNPMLGTLDSATAGQRFTIYAHVFDSLYNWVPANDNLITWTMTDTMGNPILSTTTGPSTGFTPTEANGYVVITAKFVDPSNPSKVLTTSIKVFICPAAGSHIVIEADSLAAIRSRKDLPVSTITVDRTVSATVYAVVRDSFGNFVRFANNATWTMANPGIASVTPLSGKQWAARVAEVSYGNTVLTASEGTLIPGTATVVCKSPNAPVPVTATLLDNNHNGHLDQIDLTLPDSVALGAALPTVLQLIKSMSIVSDDGGKLVTLTASSMAADGTRTIHVYLTENTGTTLETGWSSATINLTNVSVTADGRPIFVAQIIDGAAPVIKSVCFSPAPNADSLRVYFSEPVLNVSPPLDPDYLFSLYTEKGPYQFTSTSPTVVKYDDRFVYVFPPNTLSGFDSLVETGRPTFILSLCGDVSEIVNSITIGNPFVPGQTLVPANGTSQRPGTRLEVSLLPAIKAKLASNQIRGTVVIFDAVGNTVVEKSDLTVDVTNAKLYFIWNGKTRKGSIASAGTYLARVTIEDFENGRTQSIRMNIGIRH, from the coding sequence ATGAAAAAACTTCCTTGGTTTCTTGTTTTGTTTTTAGCGCTTCAATTGCGCGCTCAGAACTATCCGGACACGATCTGGATGCCGGTCACCTTCTACGATTTCCACAGCGACGGCAGCAACCCGGAATTCGAACAGCCGAATGACGGCGGAGTGCACACGGGCATGGTGGCCGATACCCTTGATAACAGTAGAAAGCCGATGCTCGGCCCCGTTCCGTACAGGAATTACGAAATTGCAAAATGGTACCGGCCGTGGCAGCCCGGCGATTTCACGATCCCCAACTATGTGATCACCGCCGGCGGCGGGAACAACGCAACCATTCAGTACACCGGCATGGTGACCGTCAACTACGACACGGCATTCAAAAACGTCGTGATTCAGGATTCTCTCCCGTTTGTCCATATCGGAAACGGCATTTACCAGTATAACAATCCGAATTTCTTCCTGCTCGACGGAAGGGGATTCGGAAACGAGGGGCTGCCGCACAATTATTCGTTCACCATGGAGCTCCACTCGGCCTTTACCTACGAAAAGGGGCTGGTGTTCAATTTCGCCGGTGACGATGACGTATGGGCGTTCATCAACGGCCATCTGGCCATGGACCTCGGCGGCGTCCATCAGACCGCGAACGGAGCGCTCAACCTGGATAACAACAACCCTACGGGCATGCAGGTGGGCCATAAATACAACTTCGACTTATTCTACGCGGAGCGCCACACAGTCGCCTCCGACATTAAGATCACCACCAATTTATTTACCCCGCCCGGTTATCTGCAGCTTTTCGCAAAACCTGGAACTCCCAACACGCCCGACAACCCCATGCTCGGCACGCTCGATTCCGCGACCGCAGGGCAGCGATTCACCATCTATGCGCACGTGTTCGACAGCCTTTACAATTGGGTTCCCGCCAACGACAACCTCATCACCTGGACCATGACCGACACCATGGGCAATCCTATCCTTTCCACGACGACGGGCCCGTCAACCGGGTTCACGCCCACCGAGGCGAACGGGTACGTCGTCATTACGGCGAAGTTCGTCGATCCGTCCAACCCGAGCAAGGTTCTCACGACGTCAATAAAGGTGTTCATCTGTCCGGCGGCCGGCAGCCACATCGTGATCGAGGCCGATTCGCTTGCGGCGATCAGGTCGCGCAAAGACCTGCCGGTGTCCACCATCACCGTCGACCGCACCGTTTCGGCCACCGTTTACGCAGTGGTGCGCGACAGCTTCGGCAACTTTGTGCGGTTTGCAAACAACGCAACATGGACCATGGCTAACCCGGGTATAGCGTCGGTCACCCCGCTGTCGGGCAAACAATGGGCCGCGCGCGTGGCCGAGGTGTCGTACGGCAACACCGTGCTCACCGCGAGCGAGGGTACGCTGATCCCCGGAACGGCGACCGTGGTTTGCAAGAGTCCGAACGCGCCGGTGCCGGTCACGGCCACGCTGCTTGACAACAATCACAACGGTCACCTTGACCAGATCGACCTCACGCTCCCCGATTCCGTCGCGCTCGGCGCGGCGCTGCCCACGGTGCTGCAGCTCATTAAATCGATGAGCATCGTGTCCGATGACGGGGGCAAGCTGGTCACCCTCACCGCGAGCTCCATGGCGGCGGACGGCACCCGCACGATCCATGTTTACCTTACGGAAAACACCGGCACCACGCTCGAAACCGGCTGGTCCAGCGCGACAATAAACCTCACCAACGTCAGCGTGACCGCCGACGGACGACCCATTTTCGTGGCGCAGATCATCGACGGCGCCGCTCCGGTCATCAAGAGCGTGTGCTTTTCGCCCGCGCCCAATGCCGACTCGCTCCGCGTGTATTTCAGCGAGCCCGTGCTCAACGTGAGCCCGCCGCTCGACCCGGACTACCTTTTCTCTCTGTATACGGAAAAAGGACCCTACCAGTTCACAAGCACCAGCCCGACCGTGGTGAAGTACGACGACCGGTTTGTTTATGTGTTTCCGCCGAATACCCTCTCGGGCTTCGACAGTCTTGTCGAGACCGGCCGGCCTACGTTTATTCTGTCGCTGTGCGGCGACGTGTCTGAAATTGTCAATTCGATCACCATCGGCAATCCGTTCGTGCCCGGACAGACCCTTGTTCCGGCGAACGGCACCAGCCAGCGTCCGGGAACGCGGCTCGAGGTATCGCTGCTGCCCGCCATCAAGGCAAAGCTCGCCTCGAATCAGATCCGGGGCACGGTCGTCATATTCGATGCGGTGGGCAACACGGTTGTTGAAAAATCCGATCTTACCGTCGATGTCACCAATGCCAAATTGTACTTTATATGGAACGGGAAGACCAGAAAGGGGTCCATTGCCTCGGCAGGCACCTATCTGGCGCGGGTCACCATCGAAGACTTTGAAAACGGCAGGACACAGAGCATCCGCATGAATATCGGAATCAGACACTAG